A stretch of Lathyrus oleraceus cultivar Zhongwan6 chromosome 6, CAAS_Psat_ZW6_1.0, whole genome shotgun sequence DNA encodes these proteins:
- the LOC127091574 gene encoding mitogen-activated protein kinase kinase kinase YODA — MPTWWGKSSSKETRKKAGKESIIDTLHRKFKFPSEGKLSTRSGGSRRRSNDTISEKGDRSPSESRSPSPSKVARCQSFAERPHAQPLPLPGLHPSSVGRVDSEISISAKSRLEKSSKSLLFLPLPKPACIRCGSNPADLDGDMVNTSVFSDCSADSDEPADSRNRSPLATDSETGTRTAAGSPSSLMLKDQPSAVAQLNSREVKTPTNILSNHTPSTSPKRRPLRHHVPNLQVPPHGVFYSGPDSSLSSPSRSPLRAFGTDQVLNSAFWAGKPYPEINFVGSGHCSSPGSGHNSGHNSMGGDMSGPLFWQPSRGSPEYSPVPSPRMTSPGPSSRIQSGAVTPIHPRAAGTPTESQTGWVDEGKQQSHRLPLPPLTVTNTSPFSHSNSAATSPSMPRSPARADSPMSSGSRWKKGKLLGRGTFGHVYIGFNSESGEMCAMKEVTMFSDDAKSMESAKQLMQEIHLLSRLRHPNIVQYYGSEKVDDKLYIYLEYVSGGSIHKLLQEYGQFGELAIRSYTQQILSGLAYLHAKNTLHRDIKGANILVDPNGRVKVADFGMAKHITGQYCPLSFKGSPYWMAPEVIKNSKECSLGVDIWSLGCTVLEMATTKPPWSQYEGVAAMFKIGNSKELPTIPEHLSNEGKDFVRKCLQRNPRDRPSASELLDHPFVKGAAPLERPIMVPEASDPISGITHGTKALGIGQGRNLSALDTDKLLIHSSRVLKSNPNESENHIQRNISCPVSPIGSPLLRSRSPHQRSGRLSPSPISSPRTASGASTPLTGGGSGAIPFSNHLKQSVYFQECLGSMPKSSNYINSSSHHDSNIDIFRGMQIGSHIKSELVSSENDALTKQFVRSPHPEPYDFQSVLADRVGRQLLGDHVKINPSFDPNPSSSLLNRTNGL; from the exons ATGCCTACATGGTGgggaaaatcatcatcaaaagAAACCAGGAAGAAAGCAGGTAAGGAAAGTATTATTGACACATTGCACCGAAAATTTAAATTTCCATCTGAGGGTAAATTAAGCACTAGATCAGGAGGATCTCGTAGACGAAGCAATGACACAATCTCAGAGAAAGGGGATCGTTCTCCATCCGAATCAAGATCGCCTTCACCTTCCAAAGTAGCAAGGTGTCAAAGTTTTGCTGAAAGGCCACATGCTCAACCACTTCCGCTCCCTGGTCTGCACCCTTCAAGTGTAGGTCGAGTGGATTCTGAAATTAGTATATCAGCAAAATCAAGACTGGAAAAGTCCTCCAAATCCTTATTGTTTCTTCCACTTCCGAAACCTGCGTGCATACGCTGCGGGTCAAATCCTGCAGATTTAGATGGAGATATGGTCAACACTTCAGTCTTCAGTGATTGCTCTGCTGATAGTGACGAGCCAGCAGACTCACGCAATCGTAGTCCTCTGGCAACTGACTCCGAAACTGGGACTAGAACTGCTGCTGGCAGTCCTTCCAG CTTGATGCTCAAGGATCAACCGTCTGCTGTTGCCCAACTGAATTCGAGAGAAGTGAAAACACCGACAAACATTTTAAGTAATCACACACCTTCTACTTCACCTAAGCGAAGGCCTTTACGACACCATGTTCCAAATCTTCAGGTTCCTCCTCATGGTGTCTTCTATAGTGGTCCCGACAGTTCCTTGTCAAGTCCATCAAGAAGTCCGCTGAGGGCATTTGGTACAGATCAGGTGTTGAATTCTGCATTTTGGGCTGGAAAGCCATATCCAGAGATCAATTTCGTCGGATCTGGCCACTGCTCTAGTCCAGGTTCCGGTCACAATTCGGGGCATAATTCAATGGGAGGGGACATGTCGGGACCATTATTTTGGCAACCAAGTAGGGGTAGCCCTGAGTATTCTCCGGTACCTAGTCCTAGAATGACTAGCCCTGGTCCTAGCTCAAGAATTCAGAGTGGAGCAGTCACACCTATTCATCCTAGAGCAGCGGGAACACCGACTGAATCACAAACAGGGTGGGTTGATGAGGGAAAACAACAGAGTCACCGTTTGCCTCTCCCTCCTTTAACAGTTACCAATACCTCGCCGTTCTCTCATTCTAATTCTGCAGCAACATCTCCATCTATGCCAAGAAGTCCAGCTAGAGCAGATAGTCCAATGAGCTCTGGTTCACGTTGGAAAAAAGGAAAGCTGCTTGGCAGAGGCACGTTTGGACATGTCTATATTGGCTTCAATAG TGAAAGTGGTGAAATGTGTGCAATGAAGGAGGTTACTATGTTTTCAGATGATGCCAAGTCTATGGAAAGTGCTAAGCAATTAATGCAG GAAATTCATTTGTTGAGCCGTTTAAGACATCCAAATATTGTGCAGTATTATGGTTCTGAAAAA GTAGATGACAAGCTTTACATATACCTTGAGTATGTATCTGGAGGCTCCATACATAAACTTCTTCAAGAATATGGGCAATTTGGTGAACTAGCTATTCGTAGTTATACTCAACAAATTTTGTCAGGGCTTGCTTATTTACATGCTAAAAATACTCTTCATAG GGACATCAAAGGAGCAAACATACTGGTAGATCCAAATGGTCGGGTCAAGGTTGCAGACTTTGGCATGGCAAAACAT ATAACAGGGCAATACTGTCCTTTGTCGTTCAAAGGAAGTCCTTATTGGATGGCTCCCGAG GTTATAAAAAATTCCAAGGAATGCAGCCTTGGTGTGGATATATGGAGTCTTGGATGCACAGTTTTGGAAATGGCTACAACTAAGCCTCCTTGGTCTCAATATGAAGGG GTTGCTGCCATGTTCAAAATTGGTAACAGCAAGGAGCTCCCAACAATCCCGGAACATCTTTCAAATGAAGGAAAAGATTTTGTTAGGAAATGTCTACAACGTAATCCACGTGATCGCCCTTCGGCAAGTGAATTATTGGACCACCCTTTTGTAAAAGGTGCTGCACCTTTGGAAAGACCTATCATGGTTCCTGAAGCTTCAGACCCTATTTCTGGAATTACACATGGGACAAAAGCTCTG GGCATTGGACAAGGAAGAAATCTGTCTGCTTTGGATACAGATAAACTCTTAATTCATTCTTCCAGGGTTTTGAAAAGTAACCCTAATGAAAG TGAAAACCACATTCAAAGGAATATATCTTGCCCAGTTTCTCCCATTGGAAGCCCACTTTTGAGGTCAAGATCACCACATCAGAGAAGTGGTAGATTGTCTCCTTCTCCTATATCTAGCCCTCGGACTGCTTCTGGTGCATCCACACCTCTCACTGGCGGCGGCAGTGGTGCCATTCCATTCAGTAATCACTTAAAACAGTCGGTTTACTTTCAAGAGTGTCTTGGAAGCATGCCGAAATCCTCAAACTACATTAACAGCTCCTCTCATCATGACTCAAATATTGACATTTTTCGAGGAATGCAAATCGGGTCTCACATTAAATCAGAACTTGTCTCCTCCGAAAACGATGCTCTCACTAAGCAGTTTGTAAGGTCTCCTCATCCAGAGCCATATGACTTTCAGTCGGTCTTGGCTGATCGCGTTGGCCGGCAGCTGCTGGGAGATCATGTTAAGATTAACCCATCATTTGATCCAAATCCCAGCTCGTCGTTGCTCAACCGAACAAATGGCTTATGA